One segment of Theobroma cacao cultivar B97-61/B2 chromosome 9, Criollo_cocoa_genome_V2, whole genome shotgun sequence DNA contains the following:
- the LOC18589565 gene encoding L-ascorbate oxidase homolog produces the protein MGGVILMLFLCFSAGAFISEVRGEDPYLFFTWNVTYGTISPLGVPQQAILINGQFPGPNIKSTTNNNIVINVFNNLDEPFLLTWSGIQHRKNSWQDGVLGTNCPIPPGKNYTYHFQVKDQIGSYIYYPSTAMHRAAGGFGGLRVNSRLLIPVPYSDPEDDYTVLIGDWYTKSHTMLKKFLDSGRSLGRPDGVLINGKVAKGNGKDKPLFTMKPGKTYKYRICNVGLKNSLNFRIQGHRMKLVEMEGSHTVQNVYESLDVHVGQCFAVLVTADQGPKDYFMVASTRFTKNVLTATGIIRYTNGKGAAASPKLPPAPVGWAWSLNQFRTFRWNLTASAARPNPQGSYHYGAINITRTIKLVNTASRAGGKLRYGINGVSHINPPTPLKLAEYYNVANKVFKYDVIGDEPPAKITGVTVQPNVLNMTFRNFVEIILENHEKSIQSYHLDGYSFFAVAIEPGRWTPEKRRNYNLLDAVSRHTIQVFPKSWAAILLTFDNAGMWNIRSEIWERTYLGQQLYASVASPVRSLRDEYNIPDNAPLCGVVTNLPKPPPYTI, from the exons ATGGGCGGGGTGATATTGATGCTTTTTTTGTGCTTCTCAGCTGGAGCATTTATCTCTGAGGTCCGCGGTGAAGATCCGTACTTGTTCTTCACATGGAACGTCACCTACGGCACCATCTCTCCATTGGGAGTTCCTCAGCAAGCCATTCTCATAAATGGTCAATTCCCAGGACCCAACATCAAGTCTACAACCAACAATAACATTGTTATCAATGTCTTCAATAACCTGGATGAGCCATTCCTTTTGACATG GAGCGGCATACAACACAGGAAAAACTCCTGGCAAGATGGAGTGCTTGGAACGAATTGTCCCATTCCCCCGGGGAAGAACTACACGTACCACTTCCAAGTCAAGGACCAGATTGGGAGCTACATCTACTACCCCTCCACGGCTATGCACAGGGCAGCTGGTGGTTTTGGTGGTCTTCGAGTAAACAGCCGTCTCCTCATCCCTGTCCCTTATTCTGATCCCGAAGATGACTACACTGTCCTCATTGGCGATTGGTATACCAAGAGCCACACCATGCTCAAGAAGTTCTTGGACAGCGGTCGTTCCTTGGGAAGGCCAGACGGTGTCCTCATCAATGGTAAAGTAGCCAAGGGTAATGGCAAGGACAAGCCTCTCTTCACCATGAAGCCTGGCAAAACGTACAAATACAGGATCTGCAACGTTGGACTGAAGAACTCCCTCAACTTCAGGATCCAAGGACACAGGATGAAACTTGTGGAGATGGAGGGTTCCCACACCGTACAAAACGTGTACGAGTCCCTGGATGTGCATGTTGGGCAGTGCTTTGCGGTCCTTGTTACTGCCGACCAAGGCCCTAAGGACTACTTTATGGTCGCATCCACCCGATTTACAAAGAACGTGCTCACTGCCACAGGCATCATTCGCTACACCAATGGCAAGGGAGCAGCTGCCTCACCTAAGCTTCCTCCCGCCCCTGTTGGTTGGGCTTGGTCCCTGAACCAGTTCCGCACCTTCCGTTGGAATCTCACGGCCAGTGCTGCGAGGCCAAATCCTCAAGGCTCTTACCATTATGGTGCTATTAACATCACGCGCACTATCAAGTTAGTCAACACTGCTAGCAGGGCCGGTGGGAAGCTCCGGTACGGCATCAATGGCGTCTCCCATATCAACCCACCCACCCCGCTGAAGCTTGCGGAGTATTATAATGTTGCCAACAAGGTCTTCAAGTACGACGTGATCGGGGACGAACCACCAGCTAAGATCACAGGTGTCACTGTGCAACCGAACGTCCTCAACATGACATTCCGTAACTTCGTGGAGATAATTTTGGAGAACCACGAGAAAAGCATCCAGTCATATCACTTGGATGGATATTCATTCTTTGCCGTCGC CATTGAGCCAGGCAGATGGACCCCCGAGAAAAGAAGGAACTACAATCTTCTAGACGCCGTTAGCAGGCACACCATCCAGGTTTTCCCCAAGTCCTGGGCTGCCATCCTTCTGACGTTCGACAACGCTGGCATGTGGAACATCAGGTCTGAGATTTGGGAGAGGACATACCTGGGCCAACAGCTCTACGCCAGTGTCGCGTCCCCGGTGCGCTCCCTCAGGGACGAGTACAACATCCCTGACAATGCCCCGCTCTGTGGCGTGGTCACGAACTTGCCCAAGCCTCCGCCTTACACTATCTGA